The proteins below are encoded in one region of Ereboglobus luteus:
- a CDS encoding phosphoglycerate dehydrogenase, producing MTRVLLTTTSFQDTPGAHHDMLAGLGVEVVRERGPLPESRMLELAGEFDAFLCGDDAITAAVIDKSLPRLKVISKYGIGLDKIDVAHASAKKIPVLFTPGVNHTTVAEHTFLLLLALEKQLLFHCDSTRSGGWKRKTGHELLAKTIGIVGLGRIGKEVAIRARAFGMEVIAFDVYWDEAFAAQHNVRRAATKEEIFAAADYISLHTNLTPETRDMINAKSIATMKKGAIILNCARGEIVHTADLVEALNSGQLGGYGADVLDQEPPPADHPLLKLPNVVITPHIGSRTYESVVRQASCCVSNYKSFLEGKIVNQANKF from the coding sequence ATGACACGCGTCCTCCTCACCACCACCTCATTCCAAGACACGCCCGGAGCCCATCACGACATGCTCGCCGGCCTCGGCGTCGAAGTTGTCCGCGAACGCGGCCCGCTCCCTGAGTCGCGCATGCTCGAGCTCGCGGGCGAATTCGACGCCTTCCTCTGCGGCGACGACGCCATCACCGCCGCCGTCATCGACAAGTCGCTCCCGCGCCTCAAGGTCATCAGCAAATACGGCATCGGCCTCGACAAGATCGACGTCGCCCACGCCAGCGCGAAAAAAATCCCCGTGCTCTTCACCCCCGGCGTGAACCACACCACCGTGGCCGAGCACACATTCCTGCTCCTGCTCGCGCTCGAAAAACAACTCCTCTTCCATTGCGATTCCACCCGCTCCGGCGGCTGGAAACGCAAAACCGGCCATGAGCTCCTCGCCAAAACCATCGGCATCGTCGGCCTCGGCCGCATCGGCAAGGAAGTCGCCATCCGCGCCCGCGCCTTCGGCATGGAAGTGATCGCCTTCGACGTCTACTGGGACGAAGCCTTCGCCGCGCAGCACAACGTCAGGCGCGCCGCCACAAAGGAGGAAATCTTCGCCGCCGCCGACTACATTTCGCTGCACACAAACCTCACCCCCGAGACGCGCGACATGATCAACGCCAAGTCCATCGCCACGATGAAAAAAGGCGCGATCATCCTCAACTGCGCCCGCGGCGAAATCGTGCACACCGCCGACCTCGTTGAGGCGCTCAATTCCGGCCAGCTCGGCGGCTACGGCGCCGACGTGCTCGACCAAGAACCGCCCCCCGCCGATCACCCGCTGCTCAAGCTCCCGAATGTCGTCATCACGCCGCACATCGGCTCGCGCACCTACGAAAGCGTCGTGCGCCAGGCGAGCTGCTGCGTCTCGAACTACAAATCCTTCCTCGAAGGCAAAATCGTCAACCAAGCGAATAAATTCTGA
- a CDS encoding RNA recognition motif domain-containing protein: MTGNSKLYVGNMSFKTTEDELRAAFGQFGSVTDVYVAMDKMSGRPRGFAFVTMGTPEEAKLAAEKMNGVDLGGRTLTVNEARPKEEGGGRSFGGGGGRGGFGGRERRGGFGGGRDRRD; the protein is encoded by the coding sequence ATGACAGGTAATTCAAAACTCTACGTCGGCAATATGTCTTTCAAGACAACTGAAGACGAACTCCGCGCCGCTTTCGGCCAATTCGGTTCAGTGACCGACGTCTACGTCGCCATGGACAAGATGAGCGGCCGCCCCCGCGGCTTTGCGTTCGTGACCATGGGCACCCCCGAAGAGGCAAAACTCGCGGCGGAAAAGATGAACGGCGTCGATCTCGGCGGCCGGACCCTCACAGTCAATGAAGCTCGTCCCAAGGAAGAAGGCGGTGGCCGTTCCTTCGGTGGCGGCGGCGGACGCGGCGGCTTCGGCGGTCGTGAACGTCGTGGCGGCTTCGGCGGCGGTCGCGATCGCCGCGACTAA